In the genome of Thiorhodovibrio winogradskyi, the window GCAGCAGCCCCATCCAAATCGGAATCCAGGCCACCAAGATGCCGACAATGGACAAGGCTGTCAGCCCTCCCTGAATCATCAACAAGACGCCCGCGAACTTCATCCAGCCGCGCGCATTGGCGAGCGGGCCTACGAGTTTCATGATCATCGCATCTGTCATGTCTGAGCTCCTGATGTGATTGTGATGGAAACGGAAAACCGCCGGCGATTGACAGGCCATCTTACCTTACCCGCGCCACGGGGGTTTCGCTCAGGTGCGCGGCACTGCCCGCACCATGCATAACACTAGCCCCTCCCCAGAGTCTCTGCCGGAATTTCTGCCCGAATTTCTGCTGGAATCACTGCTGGGGAAAACCGGCGGGGAAACTGGCAGGGGTAATCGGCTTGCCCAACGCTTTTCGGAACTGCTCGTCACGGACGCGTCACAATTGGCGGCTAGCATCTTGGAGTTGTCAACCGGGCTCAGCCGGCAACGGGCAGGCATGAGTCACTTTATCAAGATCATCCCGCATTGAGCGTGAGGCGAGGAGTTTTGCCAATGTCACAGCAGCCATGTTTTTCCTTTACCGCAAGATTCCGCGTCCGGCGCGGCCTGCTCGGCGCCCTTCTGGCACTAGGTTGCGCGCTATCCATCGCGCCCGTGCTAGCGCTCGATGCGCGCTACCAGGATGCCGACGGCGATCTGGTGGCGGATGCACCGACGGATCCCGGGGACTGGATCGATCCGGATACCCTGGTTTTTGCCTATACACCGGTGGAAGACCCCGCTGTCTATGCTGATGTATGGAGCGAATTTCTCGCGCACATGGAAGAAACCACCGGCAAGAAGGTGCAGTTTTTCCCGGTACAGTCCAATGCGGCGCAGATCGAGGCCATGCGTGCCGGACGCCTGCATATCTCTGGCTTTAATACCGGCTCCAATCCACTGGCGGTCAATTGCGCCGGCTTCGTGCCTTTCGCCATGATGGCGAGCGCGGATGATAGCTTTGGCTACGAAATGGAGATCATCACCCATCCAGACAGCGGCCTTGAGAAGGTCGAGGACATCAAGGGCGGCAAGCTGGCCTTTACCGCGCCAACCTCCAATTCCGGCTACAAGGCGCCCTCGGCTATTCTGAAAAGCGACTTCGACCTGGTCGCCGAGCGCGATTTCGAACCCCTGTTCTCCGGCAAGCATGACAATTCCATCATGGGCGTGGCCAATGGCGACTATCCAGCCGCATCCGTGGCTAACTCGGTGCTGCGGAGAATGATCGCGCGCGATGTGATCAAGCCCGAGCAGATTGTCAGCCTGTACAAATCCCAGACGTTTCCGACCACCGGCTATGGCTATGTGTATAATCTAAAGCCGGAACTGGCTGATAAAATCAAGCACGCCTTCTTTACCTTCGACTGGGAAGGCTCGCGCCTGCAGGAGGAGTTCAAACAATCCGGTGAGGCCAAGTTCATCCCTATCAGCTACAGCAAACACTGGGATGTGATTCGCAAAATCGACGCCGCCAATGGTGTCTCCTACAGTTGCAACTAACATTAACGCCCGGCTGCGCCTGATCGATCTCGCCAAGCATTATCGCGCGGGTGAGCTGGCGCTGGTCGGGGTCAGCCTGACGATACCCGCCGGTCAGGTGCTGGGGCTGATTGGGCCGTCCGGGTCCGGCAAATCCACGCTGATTCGTTGCATCAACCGTCTGGTGGAGCCAACCGCCGGGCAGGTGCTGTTCAATCCGGGCAGCGGCGCGGACTTGGATCTGACCCGCCTGGGTGCGTCTGGACTGCGTCGGGCGCGGCGGCGCATCGGCATGATTTTTCAGGAATATGCCCTGGTCGAACGGCTCACGGTCATGGAGAACCTGCTATCCGGGCGGCTCGGCTATCTGCCCTTCTGGCGCTCCTGGCTGCGGCGCTTCCCGCCGGCGGACATTGCTCTAGCCTATCGATTGCTCGACCGGGTGGGTTTGCTGGAACATGCGAACAAGCGCGCTGATGCGCTCTCCGGCGGCCAACGCCAGCGCGTCGGCATTGCCCGGGCGCTGGCGCAGCAGCCCGCGTTGCTCCTGGTGGACGAACCCACCGCCAGCCTCGACCCCAAGACCAGTCGCCAGATCATGCGGCTGATTGTCGAGGTCTGCGCGGAGCACCAATTGGCTGCCATTGTGAACATCCATGACGTCGCCCTGGCGCGCCAGTTCATGATGCGTATTATCGGGCTCAATGCTGGGCGGATCGTCTATGATGGCCTGCCCGAGGGACTCACGCCCGAGGTACTCACCACCATCTATGGCGAGGAGGACTGGGAAGTCACGCCAGAGGCTGGAAAGCACAGGGAGTATCCACCAGCGGCAACAGCCGCCGCCGCCTTGAGCCCAGCATTGGCGCCAGCTTCCGCCGCCGAGATCACAAGGGCCTTGTGATGGGTCGGGAACCCTCGCCAAGCATCCAAGCGCTGGCTCCGGACGTCGTCCCAACCCAGTGGCGCCGACCGCCAATGATCGCCGATCCGCGCTTGCGCTGGGCGTTATTACTCGGCGGTCTGTTGTATTTGGTGTTGGGCATCCTCAGCCTGGAGGTCAACTGGTCACGCGCCGCCGAGGGCTGGGAGCGCGGCCTGCGCTTTTTTGGCGGCTTTTTGCAACTCGATGTCGGGCGTCGCTGGGGCGCGATTCAGCAGGGGCTGCTCGAATCCCTGACCATGACGGTCACCGCCACGGCCACTGGAATTCTTCTATCGCTGCCGGTTGGGCTGGGAGCGGCGCGCAATCTGTCTCCAGCGCCGCTGTATCTGCTGTGCCGGGCGCTGATCGCGGTGTCGCGCTCCCTGCAGGAGATCATCGTGGCGATTCTGTTCGTCGCCATGGTCGGCTTTGGCCCGCTGGCGGGTTTTTTGACCCTGAGTTTCGCCACCATCGGCTTTCTCGCCAAACTGCTGGCCGAGGACATCGAAGACATCAACGAGGCCCAGGCCGAGGCCGTGCGTGCCACTGGCGCCTCCTGGTGGCAGGTGCTCAACTATGGCATTCAGCCGCAGGTGATGCCGCGCCTGATCGGCCTGTCGTTGTACCGACTCGATATCAACTTCCGTGAATCAGCCGTCATTGGTATCGTCGGTGCCGGTGGTGTGGGCGCGACACTCAACACCGCGCTTGATCGCTACGAATACGGCACGGCCGCGGTCATTTTGTTGCTGATCATCGCCATCGTGTTGGTGACCGAATACAGCTCGAGTTGGGTGCGGCGGTGGGTGCGGTGATGAAGTTTGAATCGACCGAATATGCGCTCTGGCGTCGCCGCACGCCCGCGGCCGAGCTGTTGCGCTGGCTGGCCTGGCTGCTGGCGGTGCTGCTGTTTGTGCTGTGCTGGGAGGCGATGACGGCCAACCAGATTTGGGCTTTTGTCTGGGATGCGCCGCGTCAGGCTGGCGATCTGTTCTCGCGCATGGTGCCGCCGCGCTGGTCTTACCTCGATCAGCTCTGGCGCCCACTGTGGGACACCATCAATATCGCCACCTTGGGCACCGGGCTTGGGCTCATCATCGCCGCCCCGGTGGGCTTTCTCGCTGCCCGCAATACCAGCCCGAACGCCCTGTTGATCCGCCCGCTGGCGCTCTTGATGATTGTCACCTCGCGTTCGGTCAATTCATTGATCTGGGCGCTGCTGTTGGTCACCATCCTTGGTCCCGGCCTGCTGGCCGGTGTCATCGCCATCGCCCTGCGCTCCATTGGCTTTATCGGCAAACTGCTCTACGAGGCCATTGAGGAGATTGATCTCAAGCCTGTCGAGGCCGTGCGCGCCACCGGCGCCAGCCCACTGCAAGTGCTTGACTACGGAATAGTACCGCAGATTCTGCCAGCCTTTGCCGGCATTGCTTTGTTCCGCTGGGATATCAACATCCGCGAATCCACCGTGCTCGGCTTGGTCGGCGCCGGCGGCATCGGACTGCAGCTCAAGGCCTCGGTCGATACCCTTGCCTGGCCGCGGGTCACACTAATTTTCTTGTTGATTCTGGCCACTGTGCTGATCAGCGAGTGGATCAGCGCGGCGGTGCGCCAGCGGTTGATCTGAACCGATCATGTGTTTGGCAAGGCCGACAGGCGCCAAGCTGTGACCCAGCCGCCATCAATCTAATCAGGTCCCGTTAAGACGATATGCCAAAGCTGCGATTCAGGCTCACCCATCCGCTAGTATCAATAGCACGGCCGAAGTCAAAAATACTGCCACAAAGAATGCGGATTTGTGACAAGGCTCCCAGCCAGTGAGCCAGCGCCTGACTATGCTTGATTTACCGGGCCGCCCAAATTGACGGTCTTGTTCAAACTCACGGCACACCGCCCGGAAACTCGAATCATCTGCAAACTCCGACCTGTGGCTGGGGCCGCTTTGGCGATGAGCGCCTCCAAGGAGTCAGCAGACTGTTGTTTCTTGACTCTTGGGAGTACTGGACGATGCGCACCTGGTTCATCAAACAAGATCACCCCAACGGAGGTGTTCTGAGCTTTATTGGAAACCCCGCGTTCGAGGCCGATTGGATGCTGTGCGCGGACCCGCCCACCGAGGACACCCAGCCGCTAAATTCTCACGTCAACGAGGAAAGCTGCTGGTTCCGCACCGACGAGGACGATGACCACCTGATTGTGCAACTCTTCAACCTCAGGTGGCAGAATACGCCGCCAAGACCCGAATACGCACGGAAGCTGTTGGCGAAAGCGGTCAACGAAATCAACGAAAACATTGGCGAGCGTTTTTAAAACCTAGGCGCCATAAGCATTCTCAACCCCGACGGCAGAGGCCGCTGAAGCGCAGCGCCTGTGCCGTTTTTTGCGGCACGGCAGACTGCGGCAAATCAAATTGTGTTTGGATGTTGGCCGGCTGGGCTTCACCATTGGCATGTCGCCAGTGGGGCGCGGACCGCATGCATGGAGGCGCTTGGAGATTGCCTAGGACACGGACAGGCTGATGTGAGCCTGATAAGTTCGCGATGGCTTGCTCCCCGCGGCACTTGAGCAAATCAAGGGCGCCGCTGACAGTCTCTGGACCTGGCGAGCAAGCGTTTGCGATGGCAGCTCGCCAAACAACTCCTTGTACTCGCGCGAGAACCGGCTCGGATGGCGAAAACCGTGAGTCAGTGCCATTTCCGCGACCCGAACCGATCCGGGCTCGGCCGCGGCCAGGTTGCGCCGCACCTGATGTAATCGGTAAACCCTGACGAAACGCAGCGGACTCAGACCAAAGCGCTCTTCGAAGGCATACTCAAGTGTTCTTTGCTTGGCTCCCGTCACCCGGCAGAGATCCCCCACGCTTGGAATTGGCACGCTGGCGTCAGTCAAATAGGCCAGCGCCTGACCGATGACGGCAGAACGCGACACCCCGCCTCGAGGCGGAGGCAGCTTGCGACTTGGTGGTCGACACAGCTCAACCAGGCGCCGTGGCAATTGGTGCTCGAGAAGCTCGGTCAGCCGCTCCGCTTTCTCCGCATTGGGTCGCGCTTTGCGGATAATTCCGCGCTTGTCCGGCCCCTTGGCATCGCAGCGGCGCTCCCGTGGCCCCGCGGATGCAAGGATTTGATCGAGCCAGTCGGAAAAAGCGGAAAAAGTCTCGGGCTCCACGGCCAAACCATTCCGTCGGTTGGCCGTTTCCATCAGTGCCTTGATCCCCGGATCCTGTTCTGCGTCCTGTCCCAGCTGGCGCTGGAGGAAGTCAAGGTCGATTAGCAAGATAAAATGCGCAGAATCGGCGTCGACAATGGCATCAAGTGCTCCGGGTGCACTCAAGCGAATGACGGAGGGTTGAGGATCGTGCCCGTCGTAACGGGTGCGCTCTCCTAGTTGCAGGGGAACCACGACAACCAGCATGCCCGGTGGTGAGATGCCGCGCAGGCGCGTTGGAGCCGAAAAATGCTCTCGGTAGAGCACCACGGACTTGGTTGCCACATAATGTTTTCGATTGTAGAACCCCTTTGTTCCCAGGGGCTCCGAAAGCACTTCCCAAGGCCTAGAGGTCGCCTCGAAAATAATCGGGTCGTCGGTTTCGATGTAGCCGCAGGCCAGGCCGCGACTACCGTCAAAGATGTCGCCTTTCATCTGCATGCTCCTCGTCCTGCTGGTTCAACTCCCAAGGGGGACAAGCTAAGGCCTATGGTGTTGCTCATAGTATGTCAGCCATGGTAAGGGTAGTAGGAGACGATGGGCAGATGAAAACACATTATTTTCATCATTGCGCGGTTTGGTTGCGTTTTTGCGGTCGCACTCACAAAACAGCCAACTTGGCAAGGGTGCCGATTCGCGCCCCGCTGGCGGCAGGGCTGCTCTCCAGACAGGAACCGCCGATCAACTTTGAGCCGCTGATATTGAGTTTAATCCGCGGGCGAGA includes:
- a CDS encoding helix-turn-helix domain-containing protein, whose protein sequence is MKGDIFDGSRGLACGYIETDDPIIFEATSRPWEVLSEPLGTKGFYNRKHYVATKSVVLYREHFSAPTRLRGISPPGMLVVVVPLQLGERTRYDGHDPQPSVIRLSAPGALDAIVDADSAHFILLIDLDFLQRQLGQDAEQDPGIKALMETANRRNGLAVEPETFSAFSDWLDQILASAGPRERRCDAKGPDKRGIIRKARPNAEKAERLTELLEHQLPRRLVELCRPPSRKLPPPRGGVSRSAVIGQALAYLTDASVPIPSVGDLCRVTGAKQRTLEYAFEERFGLSPLRFVRVYRLHQVRRNLAAAEPGSVRVAEMALTHGFRHPSRFSREYKELFGELPSQTLARQVQRLSAAPLICSSAAGSKPSRTYQAHISLSVS
- the phnE gene encoding phosphonate ABC transporter, permease protein PhnE, with product MIADPRLRWALLLGGLLYLVLGILSLEVNWSRAAEGWERGLRFFGGFLQLDVGRRWGAIQQGLLESLTMTVTATATGILLSLPVGLGAARNLSPAPLYLLCRALIAVSRSLQEIIVAILFVAMVGFGPLAGFLTLSFATIGFLAKLLAEDIEDINEAQAEAVRATGASWWQVLNYGIQPQVMPRLIGLSLYRLDINFRESAVIGIVGAGGVGATLNTALDRYEYGTAAVILLLIIAIVLVTEYSSSWVRRWVR
- the phnC gene encoding phosphonate ABC transporter ATP-binding protein, with translation MVSPTVATNINARLRLIDLAKHYRAGELALVGVSLTIPAGQVLGLIGPSGSGKSTLIRCINRLVEPTAGQVLFNPGSGADLDLTRLGASGLRRARRRIGMIFQEYALVERLTVMENLLSGRLGYLPFWRSWLRRFPPADIALAYRLLDRVGLLEHANKRADALSGGQRQRVGIARALAQQPALLLVDEPTASLDPKTSRQIMRLIVEVCAEHQLAAIVNIHDVALARQFMMRIIGLNAGRIVYDGLPEGLTPEVLTTIYGEEDWEVTPEAGKHREYPPAATAAAALSPALAPASAAEITRAL
- the phnE gene encoding phosphonate ABC transporter, permease protein PhnE, which translates into the protein MKFESTEYALWRRRTPAAELLRWLAWLLAVLLFVLCWEAMTANQIWAFVWDAPRQAGDLFSRMVPPRWSYLDQLWRPLWDTINIATLGTGLGLIIAAPVGFLAARNTSPNALLIRPLALLMIVTSRSVNSLIWALLLVTILGPGLLAGVIAIALRSIGFIGKLLYEAIEEIDLKPVEAVRATGASPLQVLDYGIVPQILPAFAGIALFRWDINIRESTVLGLVGAGGIGLQLKASVDTLAWPRVTLIFLLILATVLISEWISAAVRQRLI
- the phnD gene encoding phosphate/phosphite/phosphonate ABC transporter substrate-binding protein, whose amino-acid sequence is MSQQPCFSFTARFRVRRGLLGALLALGCALSIAPVLALDARYQDADGDLVADAPTDPGDWIDPDTLVFAYTPVEDPAVYADVWSEFLAHMEETTGKKVQFFPVQSNAAQIEAMRAGRLHISGFNTGSNPLAVNCAGFVPFAMMASADDSFGYEMEIITHPDSGLEKVEDIKGGKLAFTAPTSNSGYKAPSAILKSDFDLVAERDFEPLFSGKHDNSIMGVANGDYPAASVANSVLRRMIARDVIKPEQIVSLYKSQTFPTTGYGYVYNLKPELADKIKHAFFTFDWEGSRLQEEFKQSGEAKFIPISYSKHWDVIRKIDAANGVSYSCN